A stretch of Thermoplasmata archaeon DNA encodes these proteins:
- a CDS encoding DUF6188 family protein produces the protein MIQDQVPHSAREIDIPIEVGGWTLERCYVDSSFGVMFIRRNDAFEFRIGGQFKIRHAGTEVGYSIEYDYVAKVSGALRLLHKTARTAIALKDGTLEIVFIDGDVLLVPPDLHYEAWEMSGPNGLKIVSLPGGGLAFWSARDPVDPVEP, from the coding sequence GTGATTCAGGACCAGGTGCCACATTCGGCTCGAGAGATAGACATCCCCATTGAGGTCGGCGGCTGGACTCTTGAGCGTTGCTATGTTGACTCGAGTTTTGGCGTCATGTTCATCCGGCGGAACGATGCCTTCGAGTTTCGAATCGGTGGGCAGTTCAAGATACGTCACGCCGGGACGGAAGTAGGCTATTCGATTGAATACGATTATGTCGCAAAAGTGAGTGGAGCCCTGAGACTACTTCACAAGACCGCGCGCACAGCAATAGCGTTGAAGGACGGGACGCTCGAAATCGTATTCATTGATGGCGATGTTCTCCTGGTCCCTCCAGACCTGCACTATGAAGCGTGGGAAATGTCTGGGCCTAACGGGCTCAAGATCGTCAGCCTTCCGGGTGGAGGACTCGCTTTCTGGTCCGCCAGGGACCCAGTCGATCCCGTGGAACCGTAG